The window TTCAAATTTTCTAACCGATCCACTATATGGTGACTACTGGAGAAATTCTCTCCGTCAGTCAACAATCCGTCCACATGTGTGTGTGAATATTCGTGTTTCCCAAAAACTCTTTAAATATCTCACCCGAAGAGGGGAGAATGACCCTCTCGAATACCGCAGCTCACCGAAAAAAGGCCAGCAGCGATGATTTCAGGAGCCTTCCAAAAGGGGAATGGAAACGAATCGAACCCCGCTGGGTTAGAGTAGGGGTTTCGACAATCGAATTGCTGAGGTGCGGGTTCTCTCCCACCCGCATTGACTCAAACGGGTCGGGTGGTAAAAGAAATGAGCCTTATCCGCAGTGAAAGTGAAAGTGTGTGACACTCGGTGACGCCGATCGACCTCGGTTTGGCAGGGGTGGATTTGGAACCGAGACAACGGTACGACCGCTGAAGTTGCGAACGCTAGGCACGGACCAGCCCCCATTCAGCGAGTCGCTCGTGGTTTCATCACCCATCCACCTGTTGGTTCGGACGGGAATGGCCGAACGAGGTTCCCGCATTTGCGGGCGGGGCGTACGTCCGGAACTTGCGGTCAGCACTCCGCCAAAACCAACCCCGGTGTCTCGATAGTGCGGCGTCCTTACAACACGAATACCGATACCGACAGTCATACCGCGAGTTCACATCACGTCAGAGTATACCTACCGCACCGCCAATACCGGCACCTTTTACTGCTGGGTTGAATACCCCCAACATGGACCAGTTGAAGCAGTCGCTTCTCGAAGCGCCAATCATCGAGAAAGACGGGTACCACTACTTCGTACATCCTATCAGCGACGGAATTCCGATGCTGAAACCGACACTGCTGCGTGAAATCGTCATCAAAATCATCCGGAAGGCGGACCTGGAAAACGTCGATAAAATCGTCACGCCCGCCGCGATGGGGATTCACATTTCGACTGCCGTCTCGCTGATGACCGACATCCCGCTGGTGGTCATCCGAAAACGAAAGTACGGCTTGGAAGGCGAGGTTGCACTCTCCCAACAAACCGGCTACTCCGAGAACGAGATGTACATCAACAACGTCGATGAGGGCGACCGCGTCCTCCTGCTGGACGACGTGCTCAGTACCGGCGGAACGATGAAAGCCGTCACCGAGGCGCTCGAATATATCGGCGCTGACGTAGTGGACGTGTGTGCCGTCATCAAGAAAGTGGGTGCAAACGAACTCGACGACACCGACTACCAAGTGAAGACGCTCATCAACGTGGACGTGGTGGACGGCGAAGTCGTCATCGCGGACGAACACGGCGACGGGTGAATGTTCTCGCGTCAGTTTCTGGCGATGGTCTCGACGTTTACGCTCGTTACGGGTGCACTCCTCGTCGGCGACGCCCTCAACGGGTCGGTCGTAACGGGCGCATACGGAGTGACGACGCCAGCGTTCATGCTGCGCGTGCTTCCCGGCATCGTATTCATCTGGGTAGGCTACATCCTGCGCGAGAATCACGAGCGGTTCATCTCTGCCTATTTCGCCGGACGAGACGCGGCTGCAACATCCGACGGAGCGGAGGGGACGGGAGACGGCGAGTTCGACGAGCGGCTGTCGCCTCTCTCCAGCGATTCGATGGAGAATCTCGACGCACGCGAGCGGGACGCCGACGAAAATCAGTAAGGCTCATTGCAGAACTTTTATGATTGTGCCCAATTAGCACAAACCATGGCGTTAAAGAATCGTGTCCCAAAGTCACTTCGCGGTCCGGTTGGACTGCTGTCGATCGTCGTGGCACTACTTGGTGTCATCATCGGATACATCTACTTGCTGTTTGGCCTGTCACTGTATTTCAAGCTGGTTCCGCAGATGGAAAGCACGATGACGACGACGGAATCGCTGGTCGTCATTGCTGGCGGAGTTGTGTTCTTCGGTATTGGCTACGCCGGATGGCGTGGCTTCAACTACTTTGCGTACTAGCCAATGGATATTCGGAATCATCCCGACGCACCGGATTTTGACGAACTGCAGGACATCGTTGTCGAACCGATTTCTCGAGCGGAAATAGAGGAACACAGAGCCGACGGAGCGGTCTTAGTCGAGGACAATGTCCGTGAGCGAGACGACCTGAACGTCGTTGCCTACCTCAGCGGCGACTCGGATGCCGCACAAACCGACGGCATCGGTGTTCCATACTATCGGCTCACACAGTTGTTCGGCACGCCGCAGTTTCCCGAACTGCAAGCCGGGGAGGACATCAGTGGGCGAACTGATGAAACGTTCAAATATCTCTTTCGGGTGACGTATAAGGGGGACCCCGTTGAACTCCCGAGCGAGTGGCTTATGACAATTCACGATTCCCACGTCAGGTTCGCCGCCAGCGTCGCCGAATGGCGCGACGAAGCGCCGGCGTTTACCGCTGACTCGAAACTCGCGCTCACGACATACACACTCGCTCTCCAAATCGTTCTCGAACCGGTCGAGTGCGTGTTTGAGGATATGCTCTTCTGAGGTATCATGGACGACCTTGGAAATCGGGTCTTCTACTGGCTTAGCGACGAGACGAACGTAACGATACTCCTGTTCATCCTCGCGATACTGCTCAGTGTTGCTAGCCTCCTGTTGTTCTTTACGAACGAGGGACAATCGGCTACCCGACTCGAGTTCGGACTGCTAGCCGCTGCGATGGCCGTCCTGTTCTACCTGTCATTACGGAACAGCGCGTTTTAGCGGGTCAGCACGTGCATGAGACCGAACACGATCGCAATCGAACCGACGAGGAGGCCTGCGAAAACGGGGACGATCATTCCATGGCCGTACAGGTCGTACCAGTATCCCGCATACGTTAGCAAGAGAAACGACGGTACCGAGAGGAGAAAAAAGAGCGATGAGAGGTAACTCGCCAACGTGGGGTCGTCACCGTGCTTTGCGAAGGTGCCACGTTCTCGGATGGAGCGCTCTCGCGTAGGAACGTCTTTCGACACGAGTTGGTCTTCCGAGGCACGAAACTAAACCCTTACGTTGATACGTACGCGTCAACCGTTAGCGTCGTAAGGTACGCACCGAGGAACGTCCCCGCATAAACCATGGTTGCGGCAGTCACCGCCGTACCAGTCAGTTGCGGGAGGAGGATGTCACGCGCACCGGCCGTGTATGGGAGAATCCACAATGGAGCAACCCAGACCACGATTAGCGAGGTTCCGCCGACGAAAAAGCCGATGATTCCCACCCGAATACTCTCGTGGAGATCGTTTGCCAGCAAGTGCGCATAGACGCCCGCGAGTGCAGTGAGGCCCAATACCAGTTGTGGGTCTATCGATGCAGTCATCAACTCGGATTTGTTGTAGGTGAACGCACCGACTCCCCCAATGATACCGGTAACGAACCCCTTGGTGAGCATGGCGATCAGATATCGGCGTCGTAGATTCCCCTGAGCGCCATCCGTGGTCCATTCGTTCGTATTCGTTTCCGTCATTACCCTGCCCCTCCAATCCTGACCGGGATCGAAAAACCTTCGTCACCGATCGCTCCACGAACCATCCCGGTTACTCTCACTGACCCCGATTTGGCCGCCTGATTTGCCTGCGACGTGTGTTCGGAACTCAAATCCATGTCGATGGTCAGGTCTAGCGTCTCTCCCGCCGGGACGGTAGTCTCGTCGAGTGAAGTCGTGGTTCCATCCGTCAACCGTGTTTGGCCATCGTACGCATGAATTTGACCGCTCGAAAGAACGATTGCACGTCTCGTCGGATTATGAATCCGGAGTGCGACGGTCAGATGTTCGCCACCGCCAGTTACGGTGTACTCGGTCGCAGTTACATCGACGCTTCCGGTATTCATCGTTGCGATATGCCCTTGCATGGTCGGGACGAACACCCACCCAGTAACGAGGGCTGTGACGAGAACTACACCGACGAGGAGGGGACGCTCCGGCATGAGGGCGACGCCAGTGTTCGTATCTGACATGAAGATATGGCTATGGCTATGTAGGTAAGTACCGTAAGGATTTCCCTCGAATTTGAGGCGAGCGAAAAGTAAAAAACGACGCCCGGAAGCGTTAGTCGGAAACGTCGGGTGCGACTGCTTCCTTGTTCGAGGCGGACGATTCGAAGAGATGGCATGCGGCCAGCTGCTCATCTGTCCGTCTGAGATCAGGATGACTCCGTTCACAAACCGTCTGGAACTCTCGGTCGAGTTGTTCCTGCGCATCTTCGACGTTCCCCTCAATGAGATCACGAGCCACGGACCGGAGCGCGTTCTCGGCCTGCCGAGGCATATCGAGTGCGCTCATATCGACCCGACCATCGGTTTCGGCGTCGAGACGATGCTCCTCCGGAAGCTCCAATGCGAGACCAGTTTCGAGCAGTCGGTCAACCTCGACTCGCTGGTCGTTTCCGTCGAAGCCTTCCGCTTCGATGTCGCCCTGCAACACCCGGCGTTTGAATTGGAAGGCTCGCCGGAACGCTTCCTGACTTCCCGACCAATCGTTCGGTGGGATGATTTTCGCGCATCGTGGATGGAATCGACATCCAGTCGGTGGGTCGCGGGGGTTCGGAACTTCACCGGTGACGTTCGCCCGATGTCGTTGTGCTCCAGGATCGATTTCCGGCACCGCGTCGAACAGCGCCTCCGTGTACGGATGTTTCGAGTTCGTCACCACTTCGCTCGTCGGTCCCTGCTCGATGATATCACCGAGATACATGATCGCAGTTCGGTCGCACATGTAGCGGATGAGGGATAGGTCGTGGCTGATGAACAGGTACGTCAGGCCGTACTCGTCCTGCAGTTCCTTCATCAGGTTCAGTACGCCCGCCCGAATCGACACGTCGAGCATCGAGACGGGCTCGTCACAGACGACGAAATCGGGATTGACGACCAGCGCACGCGCAATCGCGACACGCTGTCGCTCCCCGCCGGATAGTTCCTTCGGGAACTCGTTGAGGTACGCTTCGGCAGGCGACAGCCCTACGTCGTTAAGTACCTGGATGACTCGCTCCCGTCGGTCTTGGTAGCCGTCACCGATGTCGTTTATCTTCAACGGTTCCTCGACCGACTGGAACACGGTCATCCGTGGGTTCAGGCTCTCGAACGGATCTTGAAAGATCATCTGGACACGCTGGCGGAACACCCGCTCGTCCTCACGTGAGAGTTCGGTTACATCCCGGCCGTCGAACGTAATCGTCCCGTCCGTGGGGTCGTACAGCTTCACCAGCAGCTTTCCGAGCGTTGTCTTTCCACAGCCGGATTCGCCGGCGATACCCATGATGTCGCCTCGGTTGATGGTGAGATCGACGTTCTGGACGGCTCGGACTGGTTGTGCTTCACGTCCAAGCAGTCGGTCGACGACACCTTGCGACAGGTCGAACAACTTCGAGACGTTATCGATTTCTACTAGTGGGTCTGCGTCGTGTTCTGATGCCATTTTTCCTCCTTGCGCGCTTCAGTGCGCATCGTTTCGAGTTCGTCGATGCGATAGCATGCCGACCGATGAACGTCGGGCGACGTTGCTTCCATTCGTTTTCCCGTCTTTGCCTGTTGGACATCGTATCCCGGCGGATGTGCCGAATGGCACTCGTCCACGGCGAACGGACATCGAGGCGCAAACCGACAGCCGTCGTTCGGGTCGAGGAGCGTCGGCGGTGACCCCGGTATCGAGATGAGCTCCTGTTGTTCGTCCTCGACCGTCGGGAACGAGTTTTTCAACCCGAGCGTGTACGGGTTCGCGGCCTCGTCGAGTACCTCGGCCATCGGGCCGTTTTCCATCATCTTGCCGCCGTACATGACGGCGAGTTTGTCACAGATCTCGGCCATGACGCTGACATCGTGGCTCACGACGAGGATGGCCACGTTGAACTCCTCCTGGAGCGCTTCGAGTTCCTCCAGGATGCGGTCCTGTATGATGACATCGAGTGCCGTCGTCGGCTCGTCGGCGATGAGCAAATCCGGGTTGCACGCCATCGCCATCGCGATGACGGCACGCTGTTTCATCCCGCCACTGAACTGGTGGGCGTAATCGTCTGCGCGGTTCGGTTCGATGCCGACGCGTTCGATGAGGTCACGGGCACGTTCGTCCGCTTCCGCTTCGGTCGTCCCCGGTTCGTGACGAAGGATCGCTTCGGTAATCTGGTCGCCGACCTTGTACACCGGGTTGAGCGCATTCATCGCGCTCTGTGGAACGAGTGCGATATCCCGCCAGCGGATATCCCGAATCTGCTGGTTGTCCAGTTGGGCGAGGTCGGTTTTACCGTCCGCTCGTACCGGGTAGCGGTCGTCGTCGATGATCTCCTGTCGTGCGTTTCCGTTCGTGTCCTCCCACTCGGGGAGGGTTCCGTCGAACCAGATTTCGCCACTTTCGATATACCCGTTCGAATCGAGCAAGTGAATGAGCGATTTGGCAAGCGTCGTCTTTCCACACCCCGACTCGCCGACGAGACCGTACGTCTCGCCGTGGTCGACATCGAACGTGACGCCATCGACGGCGTGCACCTGCTTGTCCCCGGCGTCGTAGCGAACACAAAGGTCGTTTACTTCTAACAATGACATGGGTTACTCCTGTGGGTTGGCGACGTCCTCCACCGAGAATCCGATGAAGTAGAACGCGGCCGCGATGGACGTGATCGCCAGTCCCGGCGGAATCAGCCACCACGGCGCGTCGAATACGTGTCCATTTGCTTTCACATTCTCGATCATCATGCCCCACGACACGCTGTCGAACTCAGCGAGACCGAGATACGCGAGCGATGCCTGTGCGAGAATCGCCGCCGCGGCATCCTGTGCCAGAAACACGAATGCGAGCGGCACGACGTTCGGGAGGATGTGCCGGAACACGATTCGCGTGTCGCTGGCGCCAGCGACCCGTGCGGACTCGACGTACGCCCGTTCCTTGAGCGAGAGCGTCTCCCCACGAATGAGGATGCAGTTGTTGAGCCACGACGTGATCGCGATGCCGAAGATGATGTTCTCCGTTTTGATACCGCGAATTGCGACGAGTACGATGAGGAACGGCAGGAACGGCATCCCGTACATCACGTCGACGATGCGCTGGATGGTCTCGTCGACCCACGTGTCGCCGTAGAACCCGCTGATGAGTCCGAGCGGAACGCCGACGAGGCTGGAGAGGATTCCGGCGGCGAATCCGATGTACAGTGCCTTCCTCGCACCGTACACGAGAAGCGTCAGCACTCCTTGGCCTTCCGAGTTCGTTCCGAGCGGCGCGAAGAACGGGTCACCGAACGCGGGCGGATGTGGTAGTTGCTGTTTCTGTTGCAGCGTCAACCGAGCATATTGATCGTTCCCGATGAACGCCCCCCACTGCAAGTCGTGGGGAGCGAACCATGATGGGAAGAGCGCCCAGAGGATGTACATGAGCAGGATGAGTATCCCGAGGACGCCCATCTTGTGCTGTGTATATCGGCTCCATCCCCGCCGGAAGCGTTCGATGCGCGGTTCCCAGCGTTCTTGAAGCGAACTGATAGCGGACGTGCTTTCTGATTGTGTCGACATCTATTGTTTCCCCCCGAACTTGATCCGTGGATCGAGATACGTGTACGCGACGTCCGTCACCAACCGCATCACGATGATGAGGACGGCGAGTAGGAAGAACGCCGCCTGCGTGACGGGGTAGTCGTGTCTCATTACCGCGTTCACGATCAGTTTCCCGATACCGGGCCAACTGAACACGTTTTCGATGATGATACTGCCGTCTATGAGAAACGCCAGTCCGACGATCGCCTGCGTCGCAACCGGAATCAGCGCGTTGCGGGCCGCGTGTTTCATCATCACGGTACGTTCGCTGAGGCCCTTCGCCCGCGCGAGGAAGACGTAATCCTCCCCGGTGACGTTGTTCATGGACGGACGCATGACGAGCATCGCCCCGACCCAACCGACGAAGGAAATGCTGAACAACGGGAGCGCGATGTGGTGTAAGATGTTCGTCATCGCCAACCACGGCGTCCAATTCGCGATTCCGAACTGATCGACCATGAACTCGCTTTTCAACCAACCCAGTTTGTAGTTGAACAACCAGATGAACAGCCATGCGATCCAAAACGCCGGCATGGAGTACATCGTCAGTCCCGTAACGTACGTCGTCTTATCCTTCAGGGTGCCGCGCCACCAGCCGAGATACATTCCGACGAGCGGGCCGACGGTGTACGCGACGACGAATCCGGCACCGAATAGAATGATCGTGCGCGGGAACCGTCGAACAAGGAGGTCCCACACGGGTTCCTTGTGGGTCGGCGAACGGCCGAACTCGCCGACCTGATAGTTGACCATGAAACTCATATACTGTTCCCACAGCGGTTTGTTGAGCCCCCACGTCTCCCGGAGCCGTTCGATCTGTGGCGGCTTCATCTCCGGCGTGATCATGGTGGAAATGAACGACCCCGGCATGCTCCGAATGAGCACGAACAGAATCGTCATTATTACCAGTAGGGTCAGATAGGAGACGACAAGCCGCTTTGCGAGATAGCGGGTGCTAATCCTACTCATTGTCTATATTCCTTGATTTCAGTATCCTGTTTACCATATCGCTTACTCTTGCGTATCCATGCCATGCATGGCACACATTCATTATCAATGTGGTGATTCTCATCCCAATTGAGTACTAAATCCAACCATCAGTTTCCCCCCTACTGATCGCAAAAAACCAGCATCGAGGGTACGAGCCTCGTCGTTACTTCTTCAAGTTTTCTTTGAGATACATGTTTCCGTACTCGACGTCCCAGTTCGCGTACGCCGGATCGACGATACCCGAGACGACGCCACCGAATTTGGCCGTGTTCATCGGCCAGCGGAACTTCGAGTAGTCACGGAGCATGTACGGCATGTCGAGGTAGATCTTCTCCATCGCCTTCGCGAACTTCTTCGCGCGCTTTTCCGGGTCCGTCTCGCTGTACGCGTCCGAGAGTAGTTTGTCGGAGCTGCCCCCAGAGACTCCGTAGCCGGTGGAGTTGTAGGCGAACTTCTCCGTGTCCTCGCCCGCATTCTCGGAGTGGAAGAACGAGTGGAGCGACGTACCGTACGGACTGGTTCCACCCCATCCCATCGGATAGACGTCGAACTCCTCGGTCTCGTATACTTTGCCAGTCATCGTGTTGAACGCGATCGGTTCCGTTCGAACCGGGATTCCGACCTTTTGAAGGTTCTTCTTCCACTGGTCGATTGCTTTCGCCTCGGCGGGTTGTTCGCTCGGTGGGTCGATGAGAAGGGTAATCGCGTTGCCGTCCATCATCTCCGGGACGGTCTGGCCGTCGACACGAATCTCCTTGTCGACGCCTGCCTCCTTGAGCGACTGCGACTTGACGGAGCCGAACGTATAGTTGTACTTCGATTTCGACTGACTGGATTTGACGCCGGAGAACGTTCCGGGGAACTCCTTCCCGGCGTAGGTTCCCTTACCGCTGACGACCTGCCCGTCGGTCAAGAACTTCCTAACCGCTTCCACATCGGGTTTCTTCCCACCGTTCACACCACGGAAGTTGAACGCTTCCGTCTCCGGTGCGGTCAGCAGTTCGCCACCGTGGACGCTCTCCGGTCGGACACCTTTGTATCCGGGGGACTGTGCGTAGTCGCCCTTGATGACGTAGCCGCCTTTGAGTTCCTGAACCCAGAACAGGTCGTCGTACATGAACGACATCGCCTGTCGGAAGGAGACGTCGTCGAGCGGTGCTCGGCGACAGTTGAAGCCGTAGTAGGAAAAACCGCTGTCGAATCCCTTGACGACGTCGATTCCTTCCTTGTCCTTGGCTTTCTGGATTTTCGAGGATTTGAGACTTCCGTAGTGAGTGTCGATTTCGCCGCGCAGGAACGCCTGCGTCATCGGCGCCTCCCCTCCGTACACCTTGAAGTTCACGGCGTCGAGGAACGGTCCGCCGTGGATGAGCGACTTGTGGTCTTTCTTCCACTGAAGCTGGTTGAGCGCGTACGTGTTCTCGATATAGTCACGTCGGAATTTGACCTGCATCGAGGTGTCCGGGTTGAACTTGACCAGTTTGCCCGGACCAGTACCGACGGGGCCTTCCTCGTTCGCTTCCGTCGGGTCGTAGTTTTCGTAATCGACACCCTCCCACTTGTGTTTTGGAATGATCGGGGCGCCACCGAGAACCGTATAGTCCCACGTCCCAACGGGCCGGGATAGCTTG of the Haladaptatus caseinilyticus genome contains:
- the hpt gene encoding hypoxanthine/guanine phosphoribosyltransferase, which codes for MDQLKQSLLEAPIIEKDGYHYFVHPISDGIPMLKPTLLREIVIKIIRKADLENVDKIVTPAAMGIHISTAVSLMTDIPLVVIRKRKYGLEGEVALSQQTGYSENEMYINNVDEGDRVLLLDDVLSTGGTMKAVTEALEYIGADVVDVCAVIKKVGANELDDTDYQVKTLINVDVVDGEVVIADEHGDG
- a CDS encoding ABC transporter ATP-binding protein, giving the protein MASEHDADPLVEIDNVSKLFDLSQGVVDRLLGREAQPVRAVQNVDLTINRGDIMGIAGESGCGKTTLGKLLVKLYDPTDGTITFDGRDVTELSREDERVFRQRVQMIFQDPFESLNPRMTVFQSVEEPLKINDIGDGYQDRRERVIQVLNDVGLSPAEAYLNEFPKELSGGERQRVAIARALVVNPDFVVCDEPVSMLDVSIRAGVLNLMKELQDEYGLTYLFISHDLSLIRYMCDRTAIMYLGDIIEQGPTSEVVTNSKHPYTEALFDAVPEIDPGAQRHRANVTGEVPNPRDPPTGCRFHPRCAKIIPPNDWSGSQEAFRRAFQFKRRVLQGDIEAEGFDGNDQRVEVDRLLETGLALELPEEHRLDAETDGRVDMSALDMPRQAENALRSVARDLIEGNVEDAQEQLDREFQTVCERSHPDLRRTDEQLAACHLFESSASNKEAVAPDVSD
- a CDS encoding ABC transporter ATP-binding protein; translated protein: MSLLEVNDLCVRYDAGDKQVHAVDGVTFDVDHGETYGLVGESGCGKTTLAKSLIHLLDSNGYIESGEIWFDGTLPEWEDTNGNARQEIIDDDRYPVRADGKTDLAQLDNQQIRDIRWRDIALVPQSAMNALNPVYKVGDQITEAILRHEPGTTEAEADERARDLIERVGIEPNRADDYAHQFSGGMKQRAVIAMAMACNPDLLIADEPTTALDVIIQDRILEELEALQEEFNVAILVVSHDVSVMAEICDKLAVMYGGKMMENGPMAEVLDEAANPYTLGLKNSFPTVEDEQQELISIPGSPPTLLDPNDGCRFAPRCPFAVDECHSAHPPGYDVQQAKTGKRMEATSPDVHRSACYRIDELETMRTEARKEEKWHQNTTQTH
- a CDS encoding ABC transporter permease; the encoded protein is MSTQSESTSAISSLQERWEPRIERFRRGWSRYTQHKMGVLGILILLMYILWALFPSWFAPHDLQWGAFIGNDQYARLTLQQKQQLPHPPAFGDPFFAPLGTNSEGQGVLTLLVYGARKALYIGFAAGILSSLVGVPLGLISGFYGDTWVDETIQRIVDVMYGMPFLPFLIVLVAIRGIKTENIIFGIAITSWLNNCILIRGETLSLKERAYVESARVAGASDTRIVFRHILPNVVPLAFVFLAQDAAAAILAQASLAYLGLAEFDSVSWGMMIENVKANGHVFDAPWWLIPPGLAITSIAAAFYFIGFSVEDVANPQE
- a CDS encoding ABC transporter permease — protein: MSRISTRYLAKRLVVSYLTLLVIMTILFVLIRSMPGSFISTMITPEMKPPQIERLRETWGLNKPLWEQYMSFMVNYQVGEFGRSPTHKEPVWDLLVRRFPRTIILFGAGFVVAYTVGPLVGMYLGWWRGTLKDKTTYVTGLTMYSMPAFWIAWLFIWLFNYKLGWLKSEFMVDQFGIANWTPWLAMTNILHHIALPLFSISFVGWVGAMLVMRPSMNNVTGEDYVFLARAKGLSERTVMMKHAARNALIPVATQAIVGLAFLIDGSIIIENVFSWPGIGKLIVNAVMRHDYPVTQAAFFLLAVLIIVMRLVTDVAYTYLDPRIKFGGKQ
- a CDS encoding ABC transporter substrate-binding protein, which gives rise to MPRRRNRSGTEDSRRNFLKASGAGAVTLSLAGCSGKNDKNDNNGPDNPGNETTEGAGTVDVNPENIKPGGTLRYGLPEAPDSPNIMLAGSVYSAVGLSPVYDYGTAQDPVTFEVKPSVFTDWELKNADKEKPDIYFNARKDGLEWNDGEKFKTEDILYSYQFMLDNEPGEFSVWNDFEKIEEASNDWDFHIKLSRPVGTWDYTVLGGAPIIPKHKWEGVDYENYDPTEANEEGPVGTGPGKLVKFNPDTSMQVKFRRDYIENTYALNQLQWKKDHKSLIHGGPFLDAVNFKVYGGEAPMTQAFLRGEIDTHYGSLKSSKIQKAKDKEGIDVVKGFDSGFSYYGFNCRRAPLDDVSFRQAMSFMYDDLFWVQELKGGYVIKGDYAQSPGYKGVRPESVHGGELLTAPETEAFNFRGVNGGKKPDVEAVRKFLTDGQVVSGKGTYAGKEFPGTFSGVKSSQSKSKYNYTFGSVKSQSLKEAGVDKEIRVDGQTVPEMMDGNAITLLIDPPSEQPAEAKAIDQWKKNLQKVGIPVRTEPIAFNTMTGKVYETEEFDVYPMGWGGTSPYGTSLHSFFHSENAGEDTEKFAYNSTGYGVSGGSSDKLLSDAYSETDPEKRAKKFAKAMEKIYLDMPYMLRDYSKFRWPMNTAKFGGVVSGIVDPAYANWDVEYGNMYLKENLKK